The Methanosphaera sp. BMS genome contains a region encoding:
- a CDS encoding DUF1611 domain-containing protein: MYSVKSNEDFEQLSPFIIIGAGGGGEKFSNFPGVETAGFLDDSTDKQGKEFCGHIVGSDLKELVETTNSKSVAIMLPIGAEGAALKYAVQAIDLGQNVLTSFRSLPIEDNPSLLKFANQKGVEIKQISSRLDNIKKIMGVAPEKCTEVLPKITYEHKKPVIFVGGTSQECGKRTTTRRLGKLAKERGLNAIIISTDEMGLEKPTDINFRAGSLSVMDVPAVIMGTLKYMEENKNPDIIFVEGQSSLTERGNPHPKGLSASILFGAMPDAVVLCHRPNHPFREPVGIKTELNAIEAVEPTKVIALSINRRNAQDESLENIEEEFSLPTVDIHTESNGGIERLLDIVLEYVGENK; the protein is encoded by the coding sequence TTGTATTCAGTAAAATCTAATGAAGATTTTGAACAGTTAAGTCCATTTATAATAATCGGTGCAGGTGGAGGAGGAGAGAAGTTCTCCAATTTCCCTGGTGTGGAAACAGCCGGTTTTTTAGACGACTCCACTGACAAACAAGGAAAGGAATTTTGTGGACATATCGTTGGCTCTGATTTAAAGGAATTGGTTGAAACCACTAATTCAAAAAGTGTGGCAATAATGTTGCCTATAGGGGCTGAAGGTGCAGCATTAAAATATGCGGTACAGGCTATTGATTTGGGACAGAATGTATTGACGTCATTTAGATCATTACCAATTGAGGATAATCCATCCCTATTGAAGTTTGCTAATCAAAAAGGTGTTGAAATTAAACAGATAAGCTCTAGATTAGATAACATTAAGAAAATAATGGGTGTAGCTCCAGAAAAATGTACAGAGGTTCTTCCAAAAATAACATATGAACATAAAAAACCTGTAATATTTGTAGGTGGAACATCACAGGAATGTGGTAAACGTACAACAACACGAAGATTGGGTAAACTTGCAAAGGAAAGAGGGTTAAATGCAATAATCATCTCAACCGACGAGATGGGTCTGGAAAAACCTACTGATATTAATTTCCGTGCCGGTAGTTTATCCGTGATGGATGTTCCTGCAGTAATCATGGGAACATTAAAATATATGGAGGAAAATAAGAATCCTGATATAATCTTTGTTGAAGGACAATCTAGTTTAACCGAACGTGGAAATCCTCATCCAAAAGGACTGTCAGCTTCAATACTCTTCGGGGCAATGCCTGATGCAGTAGTATTATGTCATAGACCAAATCATCCATTTAGAGAACCTGTTGGGATAAAAACTGAGTTAAATGCTATAGAAGCGGTAGAACCTACAAAAGTTATAGCATTATCAATCAATAGAAGAAATGCACAAGATGAATCATTAGAGAATATAGAAGAAGAGTTTTCTTTACCGACTGTGGATATACATACTGAGTCAAACGGTGGTATTGAACGTCTCTTAGATATAGTACTTGAATATGTAGGTGAGAATAAATGA
- the glyS gene encoding glycine--tRNA ligase: MTNEKMMSIAKKRGILYPSFEIYSGVAGFYDYGPVGGLLKTNIMNLWREYYVSKERFFEIEAPTVMPKETLKASGHVDNFTDPMTQCNECKEIYRADHIIEENIDRDVEGLPDESLTQIIKDNNIVCTECGGSLDDVRSYNLMFKTEIGASGKQVGYMRPETAQGIFIAFKRISRFYKDKLPFGIVQLGKSYRNELSPRQGVIRLREFTQAEAEIFVDPSDKSHRNYEHIKNYELKLYGQKQQLNNEEPIRVLVKDAIDNNIVSSQTLIYQIVIAKSFLTDLGIPDDAIRFRQHLPDEMAHYAIDCWDAEVKTDQYGWVEIIGIADRTDFDLQSHIKHSKEDLSVFKEYDTPKEVTVTKTSFNMKKFGPVFKKDSSKAKEILENTDAESILKSFEENGNYTFTIDDTEYTIDDSFVSFETVNEKIKGERIIPHVIEPSYGIDRIIYSTLLHSYTEDTNEEGESRAYLKIPAKVAPIKASVLPLVNKEELTSIANDIENTLRDNNIITNYDTSGTIGRRYARADEIGIPYAITVDYDSIEDKKVTIRNRDTFKQKRVSIRRIPMLIKQLTDNEIEFDEIEE, encoded by the coding sequence ATGACAAATGAGAAAATGATGAGTATAGCGAAAAAACGAGGAATATTATATCCTTCCTTTGAAATATACTCGGGTGTTGCGGGTTTTTATGATTATGGACCGGTAGGAGGTCTGTTAAAAACCAACATAATGAATTTATGGAGAGAATACTACGTAAGCAAGGAACGATTCTTTGAAATTGAAGCCCCTACTGTAATGCCAAAGGAAACCCTTAAGGCTTCAGGCCACGTTGACAACTTTACAGATCCGATGACCCAATGTAATGAATGTAAAGAGATATACAGGGCAGACCACATCATTGAAGAAAACATTGACAGGGATGTTGAAGGACTGCCTGATGAATCATTAACCCAAATAATCAAGGACAACAACATAGTATGTACAGAGTGTGGCGGAAGTCTGGATGATGTTAGAAGTTATAACCTAATGTTTAAAACAGAAATCGGTGCCAGTGGAAAACAAGTAGGCTACATGAGACCGGAAACGGCACAGGGAATATTTATAGCCTTTAAAAGAATCAGCAGATTCTACAAGGACAAACTTCCATTCGGTATAGTTCAACTGGGAAAATCATACAGGAATGAATTATCTCCAAGACAGGGAGTTATAAGATTAAGGGAATTTACGCAAGCTGAAGCAGAGATATTTGTTGATCCATCAGATAAAAGCCATAGAAACTATGAGCACATTAAAAATTATGAATTGAAGTTATATGGTCAGAAACAACAATTAAATAATGAAGAACCTATCCGAGTACTTGTAAAAGATGCCATTGACAACAACATAGTAAGCAGCCAAACACTGATTTACCAGATTGTCATAGCTAAAAGCTTCTTGACTGATCTTGGAATTCCGGATGATGCAATAAGATTCAGACAACATTTACCTGATGAAATGGCACATTATGCCATTGACTGCTGGGATGCTGAAGTAAAAACCGACCAATATGGATGGGTGGAAATTATAGGTATTGCAGACAGAACCGACTTCGACCTACAATCACATATAAAACACAGCAAAGAAGACCTTAGCGTATTTAAAGAATATGATACACCAAAAGAGGTTACTGTTACTAAAACATCATTTAATATGAAAAAGTTTGGACCGGTATTTAAAAAAGATTCATCCAAAGCTAAGGAAATATTGGAAAATACCGATGCCGAAAGCATTCTTAAATCATTTGAAGAAAACGGCAACTATACATTCACTATAGACGATACTGAGTATACCATTGATGACAGCTTTGTGAGCTTTGAGACAGTGAATGAAAAAATCAAGGGAGAAAGAATCATACCACACGTTATTGAGCCATCATATGGTATTGACAGAATAATATATTCCACATTATTACACTCATATACTGAAGATACCAACGAGGAAGGTGAAAGCAGGGCATACCTTAAAATACCTGCAAAAGTTGCACCTATTAAAGCGAGTGTTCTTCCACTTGTTAATAAAGAGGAACTTACATCAATAGCCAACGATATTGAAAACACTCTTAGAGACAATAATATTATTACAAACTACGATACAAGCGGTACTATAGGTAGAAGATATGCTAGAGCTGATGAGATTGGTATTCCATATGCCATAACAGTGGATTATGACAGCATTGAAGACAAAAAGGTAACCATAAGAAACAGGGATACATTCAAACAAAAAAGGGTGTCCATCAGACGCATACCTATGCTGATTAAACAGCTCACAGATAATGAAATAGAATTTGATGAAATCGAAGAGTAG
- a CDS encoding RNA methyltransferase encodes MKIYTVFVEAKTPGNIGFLARCMKNFDFDTMVLINPCKLDESSYYQAVHAQDIVENALIYDSLDEFIEDKKIATIIGTSGSPGGNHNIKRMPITPEELGKTLNTNSNVALLFGREGDGLTNDEINLCDILVSIPTSDSYPIMNITHAASIIFYEIFKNKKEYPVDSIDITTMEDKEVLTTQMNSIISKLDYPEHKEVIVKSIAKHILGRSFITGREAKTLRGTLKRINQRINNNNEE; translated from the coding sequence TTGAAAATTTATACTGTATTTGTAGAAGCAAAAACTCCGGGAAATATCGGTTTTCTTGCAAGATGCATGAAAAACTTTGATTTCGATACAATGGTATTGATTAATCCCTGCAAACTTGATGAAAGTTCATATTACCAAGCAGTTCATGCACAGGACATTGTGGAAAATGCTTTAATTTATGATTCATTAGATGAATTTATTGAAGATAAAAAAATTGCCACAATTATAGGAACAAGTGGAAGTCCCGGCGGCAATCATAACATTAAAAGAATGCCAATAACCCCGGAAGAATTGGGAAAAACTCTCAACACGAACAGTAACGTGGCATTATTATTTGGAAGGGAAGGTGACGGACTTACAAATGATGAGATTAATCTATGTGACATCTTGGTAAGTATCCCTACAAGCGACAGTTATCCCATAATGAACATTACACATGCTGCTTCTATAATTTTTTATGAAATATTCAAGAATAAAAAAGAATATCCTGTAGATAGCATTGACATTACAACAATGGAAGATAAAGAAGTGCTTACAACACAAATGAATTCCATAATATCAAAGCTAGATTATCCAGAACATAAAGAGGTTATAGTAAAAAGTATCGCAAAACATATACTTGGAAGATCATTTATCACAGGTAGAGAAGCAAAAACATTACGTGGAACATTAAAACGTATAAATCAAAGAATCAATAATAACAATGAGGAATAA
- the sfsA gene encoding DNA/RNA nuclease SfsA yields MKINNLKKVKYKSRPNRFTVEFFDEDDSIKLAHLHDPGRLKELLIENRDILVEYVDDYKKTNRKTAYNMIAVYHEDNWVLLNSSFHNRLVAELIEGKQIKELRDFHIKQAEYSYGNSRLDFLLCDDDEKNLYLEVKGCTLVVDKIAKFPDAPTTRGCRHVNELIKIEEENENGAIIILILQNDARIFTPNYDTDPSFSKTLKKAYETGVKIYPVHIMTDYSGNTLELEYDGLLELEFDE; encoded by the coding sequence ATGAAAATAAATAATCTTAAAAAAGTTAAGTATAAATCAAGACCCAACAGATTCACGGTTGAATTTTTTGATGAAGATGATTCAATTAAATTAGCCCATTTACATGATCCGGGAAGATTAAAGGAATTATTGATAGAAAATAGGGACATATTGGTCGAATATGTTGATGATTATAAAAAAACAAATCGTAAAACGGCATATAATATGATAGCGGTTTATCATGAGGACAATTGGGTCTTATTAAACAGCAGTTTTCATAACAGATTGGTTGCCGAATTAATTGAAGGCAAGCAAATCAAAGAGTTAAGAGATTTTCACATTAAGCAGGCAGAATATAGCTATGGAAACAGTCGATTGGATTTTCTTTTATGTGATGATGACGAGAAGAACTTATATCTGGAGGTAAAGGGCTGCACATTAGTGGTAGATAAGATTGCCAAATTCCCCGATGCCCCAACCACACGTGGATGCAGACATGTTAATGAATTGATTAAAATCGAAGAGGAAAATGAAAACGGTGCAATCATAATACTTATTTTACAAAATGATGCACGGATATTTACTCCAAATTATGATACTGATCCATCATTTAGCAAAACACTCAAAAAGGCATATGAAACTGGGGTGAAAATATATCCTGTCCATATAATGACAGATTATTCCGGAAATACATTGGAATTAGAATATGATGGATTACTTGAATTAGAATTTGATGAATAA
- a CDS encoding TatD family hydrolase, whose translation MTMIIDAHIHSDSRPVEDFQQINIAGVKAVVSCAYDPLEMRQSNVCFEHFNRMLNVEKKRVEKHNIKYFMALGIHPRAIPTDYENVLNKLPEYLSRDDVIAIGEIGLDSASVLEQEVFIKQLQMADNLNYRVIVHTPRTNKAEVTSKTMELIDENIDPKLVQLDHVDFSIVDEVVDKDYTPAITVQPQKMSVEDTIKVLDEYGFDKFIVDTDMSYAPSNPMNLARLKHELEINSYDKRDIDKVMYNNFMKFYDMKSI comes from the coding sequence ATGACAATGATTATTGATGCCCACATACATTCTGATTCAAGACCTGTGGAAGATTTTCAACAGATTAACATAGCCGGCGTTAAGGCCGTTGTTAGCTGTGCATATGACCCGCTAGAGATGAGACAGTCCAATGTTTGCTTTGAACACTTCAATAGAATGTTAAATGTTGAGAAAAAGCGTGTTGAAAAACATAACATAAAATATTTCATGGCATTGGGTATACATCCACGTGCAATTCCGACAGACTATGAAAATGTACTCAATAAGCTACCAGAGTACCTATCAAGGGATGACGTAATAGCTATCGGGGAGATAGGATTGGATAGTGCAAGTGTGCTGGAACAGGAAGTTTTCATCAAACAGCTTCAGATGGCTGACAATCTTAACTATAGGGTAATCGTACACACGCCCAGAACCAATAAAGCTGAAGTCACGTCCAAAACAATGGAGCTGATTGATGAGAATATCGACCCGAAACTGGTGCAATTGGATCATGTAGACTTTTCAATTGTGGATGAAGTTGTCGATAAGGATTATACTCCTGCCATAACGGTTCAACCACAAAAAATGAGTGTTGAAGATACAATCAAGGTATTAGATGAGTATGGCTTCGATAAATTCATAGTTGATACTGATATGAGCTATGCTCCATCAAACCCTATGAATCTTGCAAGATTGAAACATGAACTGGAAATAAATAGTTATGATAAAAGGGATATTGATAAGGTTATGTATAATAATTTCATGAAATTCTATGACATGAAATCAATATAA
- a CDS encoding YbjQ family protein — protein MLMVTTPSIEGKDVKQYLGIVTGEGLIGANVYKDIFSGVRDVVGGRTSTYEDQLKKARELAMQSMIEKAEDLEANAILNVRVKYSNLGGTMGNTILVSITGTAVKY, from the coding sequence ATGTTAATGGTAACAACACCTTCAATTGAAGGAAAAGATGTAAAGCAATACCTTGGTATTGTAACTGGTGAAGGTTTAATCGGTGCAAACGTATATAAGGATATATTTTCAGGAGTACGTGACGTGGTTGGTGGCAGAACATCAACTTATGAAGATCAGCTAAAAAAGGCAAGAGAACTGGCAATGCAGAGTATGATTGAAAAGGCAGAGGATTTAGAGGCTAATGCAATATTGAACGTCAGGGTAAAATATAGTAATCTCGGGGGTACAATGGGAAATACAATTCTTGTAAGTATCACGGGTACTGCCGTAAAATATTAA
- a CDS encoding DUF308 domain-containing protein, whose protein sequence is MNFNVKSYSILMIIIGLITMIFPLIIPTTISVIFGLFFIFIAILSVIFAYQHYELQKSHAIITLIFAIIFIIIGIYLIINPGLIVTMFRIMLYAMAIILIVSGIYSIIAGIFRSFTLGGIVNIIFGVISIVMAYLFSNMEYLGVIVGLWFLICGIVSLFDDEE, encoded by the coding sequence ATGAATTTCAATGTAAAAAGTTATTCAATCCTGATGATAATAATCGGATTAATAACTATGATATTCCCATTGATTATCCCTACTACTATAAGTGTTATCTTTGGATTATTCTTTATTTTCATAGCTATATTGTCCGTAATATTTGCATATCAGCACTATGAACTCCAGAAAAGTCATGCCATAATAACTTTGATATTTGCAATAATCTTTATAATTATTGGAATATATCTAATTATTAATCCTGGTCTGATTGTGACCATGTTTAGAATAATGCTCTATGCAATGGCTATCATATTAATTGTATCTGGTATATATTCTATAATAGCAGGAATATTCCGGTCATTTACTCTTGGAGGTATTGTAAATATAATATTTGGAGTAATCTCTATTGTAATGGCTTATCTGTTCTCTAATATGGAATATTTAGGAGTCATAGTGGGATTATGGTTCTTAATTTGTGGGATAGTGTCATTATTTGATGATGAGGAATAA
- a CDS encoding SIS domain-containing protein, protein MKYEMYQEIMEQPLSLKNTIESEKEHLESISNIYANFDKIFLIGCGSSISTCYSIKDAIKSFSTINIDVQTGYEFVNHQMLEKDSNVGLIVTSQSGETADTLAALRKAKEYNITTVSITNDKNSSMAKEADHSVITLCGEEHAILGTKTYITQLFSLYVIFFSMIKSQRIESMLNQLYELPDLIGELIESTQEDAKELAQKNKDVDIFYCMGSGLNYGLAYKLAMTMFMEGAEKHACPLYSGEFRHGLIERVEKGVSVVFIKSNDESDDITPKAIKFCEGIEVNNIIFNLEDYADVDSLLTPFILLIPLEWFVYHLSIFNGLDPGSTRHIGKIRY, encoded by the coding sequence ATGAAATATGAAATGTATCAAGAAATAATGGAACAGCCATTATCTCTAAAAAATACCATTGAATCAGAGAAGGAACATTTGGAATCCATATCTAATATTTATGCTAATTTCGATAAGATCTTTTTAATTGGATGTGGAAGTTCAATTTCTACGTGTTATTCAATTAAAGATGCAATCAAATCCTTTTCTACAATCAACATCGATGTACAAACAGGTTACGAATTTGTAAATCATCAAATGCTGGAAAAGGACAGTAATGTTGGATTAATTGTCACATCCCAATCTGGTGAAACAGCAGATACATTAGCGGCTTTAAGAAAAGCAAAAGAATATAATATCACCACAGTATCAATAACCAATGATAAAAATAGTTCAATGGCAAAAGAGGCAGATCATTCTGTAATAACATTATGTGGTGAAGAACATGCTATTTTAGGTACAAAAACTTATATAACTCAATTATTCTCATTGTATGTTATATTCTTCTCAATGATAAAATCTCAACGAATAGAATCAATGTTAAACCAGTTATATGAATTACCAGATTTAATCGGAGAATTAATAGAGTCAACTCAAGAGGATGCAAAAGAATTAGCACAGAAAAATAAGGATGTAGACATATTTTACTGTATGGGAAGCGGATTGAATTATGGATTAGCATATAAGTTAGCAATGACAATGTTTATGGAAGGTGCTGAAAAACATGCATGTCCACTTTATTCAGGAGAATTTAGACATGGTTTAATTGAAAGAGTTGAAAAGGGAGTCAGTGTCGTATTCATAAAATCAAATGATGAATCCGATGATATAACACCTAAAGCTATAAAATTCTGTGAAGGAATAGAAGTAAACAACATCATATTCAATCTGGAAGACTATGCTGATGTGGACTCATTATTAACTCCATTTATATTGTTAATTCCATTAGAATGGTTTGTTTATCATTTATCCATATTTAATGGATTGGATCCGGGAAGTACCAGACATATAGGGAAGATAAGATACTAA
- a CDS encoding zinc ribbon domain-containing protein — protein sequence MIKCSYCGCENLDGAVYCMHCSKRLSELNEENNYDMNQLSDVYYSYLNNSYNTNNSHPSNNTPTNASENNNMDYVHENQQENYFLINDEKTLFVSMLLAMIVPGFGLVYLKQVLLGVFIFLITIMLWILTGIFYYLLKIDLISVMLSISIIIYLASIAYTYKLISVENGENRII from the coding sequence ATGATTAAGTGTAGTTATTGTGGATGTGAAAATTTGGATGGTGCAGTTTATTGCATGCATTGTTCCAAAAGATTGTCTGAATTAAATGAAGAAAATAATTATGATATGAATCAATTAAGTGATGTCTACTACTCTTATTTGAATAACAGTTACAATACAAACAATTCACATCCATCCAACAATACTCCAACAAATGCCTCCGAAAATAATAATATGGATTATGTTCACGAGAATCAACAGGAAAATTACTTTCTGATAAATGATGAAAAAACATTATTTGTATCTATGCTATTGGCAATGATTGTGCCTGGTTTTGGATTAGTGTATTTAAAACAGGTGCTCTTGGGAGTATTTATTTTTCTAATAACTATAATGCTATGGATTTTAACAGGCATATTCTACTATCTTCTAAAAATTGATTTGATATCCGTGATGTTATCTATATCAATAATAATCTATCTAGCATCCATAGCATATACCTACAAATTAATATCGGTGGAAAATGGTGAAAATAGGATAATATAA
- a CDS encoding YhgE/Pip domain-containing protein, translating to MKKLFPKKREDDTPSTPKRLNRVELKEQHNESKAKIMNIIEKDFRASLTNPIVIIIILGIILLPSLYALINIYACWDPYENTGNVKFAIANEDLGSQYNGEVIDVGAKLVTSLKENDNFKWVFVSSDELRRGVHNGTYYAGIIIPQNFSESVVSITTGNPHSAELEYIVNQKTSPVGAKLTDAASKEVYNKLNAEIVSFIDVAALGKLGQLQEGLATGADKMEDGADQLSAGADKVASGADQLTNGANKVSSGSDQLASGAKTLSSGANELSIGSIKLANGADQVASGANKVADGTQQIATKSNEIYDIYSKIKQAIINGTNSSKLADDIDKLDKDTSNINSQIKQLYNDSSDLTNSALNLYTGAYNLSSDSANLAIGSNNLTHRTNSIVNQFDNVSNDISRLNQAIKNGEDPTKIKELLEKIDKEMTDTNKNINDLNEGAHLVADGSGSVATGANQLADGSQQLAQGSNQLASGASELSSGVHVLANGSIELASGAELLGYSSASALRNASDEIGFAADELSAVTDINQDAAGDYFFSPVKLKRHEEFPTNNYGSQVSPFYLVLSMWVGALITCVMFKTGTSIGTPYKPHEMYLGKLVMFNLMSILETTVTLLGVFILGLDVGNPLVFTFSCYFVAMVFMIIMYSLISVFGDVGKAVGILLLVFQISGSGGIYPVEIMNTLFGIIYPYLPMTHGINMVRESQLGLIWANYIPSFIFLLILGIVIIALSISLKQRWDKRTKFFDEKLEEADIFN from the coding sequence ATGAAAAAACTATTTCCCAAAAAAAGAGAAGATGATACTCCCTCTACTCCTAAACGATTGAATAGGGTAGAATTGAAGGAGCAGCATAATGAATCTAAAGCTAAAATAATGAATATTATTGAGAAAGATTTTCGTGCATCTTTAACTAATCCCATTGTAATAATAATCATACTTGGAATAATCTTATTGCCGTCCTTATATGCATTGATTAACATATATGCTTGTTGGGATCCGTATGAAAATACAGGAAATGTAAAATTTGCAATTGCAAATGAGGATTTGGGTTCCCAATATAACGGTGAAGTTATAGATGTGGGTGCGAAGCTGGTTACTTCGTTAAAGGAGAATGATAATTTTAAATGGGTTTTCGTATCGTCGGATGAGCTGCGTCGCGGTGTTCATAATGGAACCTATTACGCGGGCATAATCATTCCACAGAATTTTAGTGAATCGGTTGTATCCATTACAACGGGCAATCCCCATTCAGCTGAATTAGAATATATTGTCAACCAAAAAACCAGTCCTGTTGGAGCTAAATTAACTGATGCTGCTTCTAAAGAAGTTTATAATAAGCTTAATGCTGAAATTGTATCATTTATTGATGTGGCGGCTTTAGGAAAACTAGGTCAACTTCAGGAAGGATTGGCAACCGGTGCAGATAAAATGGAAGATGGTGCAGATCAATTATCTGCAGGAGCAGACAAAGTTGCAAGTGGAGCCGATCAATTAACAAATGGTGCAAACAAAGTATCCAGTGGTTCTGACCAACTGGCAAGTGGAGCCAAAACACTATCCAGTGGAGCAAATGAATTATCCATAGGTTCGATTAAATTGGCCAACGGTGCAGACCAAGTTGCAAGTGGTGCAAATAAAGTGGCAGATGGAACACAACAAATAGCCACCAAATCAAATGAAATATATGACATCTACTCAAAAATCAAACAGGCAATAATCAACGGTACAAATTCATCCAAACTCGCAGATGATATTGATAAACTTGACAAAGACACTTCAAACATTAACAGTCAAATCAAACAGTTATATAATGATTCATCAGATCTTACAAATAGTGCATTAAACTTATATACTGGAGCATATAACCTATCCAGTGATTCGGCAAATCTTGCTATTGGCTCAAACAATCTAACACATAGAACCAACTCAATAGTTAATCAATTCGACAATGTATCAAATGACATATCAAGATTAAATCAGGCGATAAAAAATGGAGAAGATCCAACAAAAATCAAAGAGTTACTTGAAAAAATTGATAAGGAAATGACTGATACCAACAAGAATATTAATGATTTAAATGAAGGTGCACATCTAGTAGCCGACGGTTCAGGTAGTGTTGCTACTGGTGCAAATCAATTAGCAGATGGTTCACAGCAATTAGCCCAAGGTTCAAATCAGTTGGCAAGCGGAGCATCCGAACTTTCAAGTGGTGTACATGTTTTAGCAAATGGATCCATAGAATTAGCATCTGGAGCGGAATTATTAGGTTATTCTTCAGCATCCGCATTAAGAAATGCATCGGATGAAATAGGATTTGCAGCAGATGAGCTATCCGCAGTAACGGATATTAATCAGGATGCAGCCGGAGATTATTTCTTCTCACCAGTCAAATTAAAAAGACACGAAGAATTCCCGACAAATAATTATGGTTCACAGGTTTCCCCATTTTACCTCGTATTATCAATGTGGGTAGGAGCACTTATTACATGCGTAATGTTTAAGACAGGTACCAGTATCGGAACACCATATAAACCACATGAAATGTATCTGGGCAAACTGGTCATGTTTAATCTCATGTCAATACTGGAAACAACAGTAACTCTGCTTGGTGTATTTATACTTGGATTGGATGTTGGAAATCCGTTAGTGTTTACATTTTCGTGTTACTTTGTAGCAATGGTATTTATGATAATAATGTATTCATTGATATCCGTATTTGGAGATGTTGGAAAAGCTGTTGGAATTTTATTATTGGTATTCCAGATATCTGGTTCCGGTGGTATCTATCCAGTAGAAATCATGAATACACTATTCGGAATCATTTATCCATATCTGCCAATGACTCATGGAATAAACATGGTACGTGAGTCACAATTAGGATTAATATGGGCAAATTATATTCCATCGTTCATATTCCTATTGATATTGGGAATAGTGATAATTGCACTATCCATATCCCTTAAACAAAGATGGGATAAACGTACAAAATTCTTTGATGAAAAGCTTGAAGAAGCAGACATATTCAATTAA
- the dcd gene encoding dCTP deaminase, giving the protein MAILSDVDIKKYLDEGKIVIDPIEDDKQIQPSSVDLRLGDEFKGFKIVTKPFIDPFDKIDLESYMESLTVEEGEPFIIHPGEFTLATTYEYVKIPDDIVARVEGRSSMGRLGITMHVTAGYIDPGFEGRITLEISNIGKMPVALYPGQRVCQIVFETMTSPSAKPYGHEDRDSKYMRQTGPQVSKIKQDFDIKGGK; this is encoded by the coding sequence ATGGCAATACTCAGTGATGTGGATATAAAGAAATATTTAGATGAAGGAAAAATTGTAATTGATCCTATAGAAGACGATAAACAGATTCAACCATCAAGTGTGGATTTAAGGTTAGGTGATGAATTCAAGGGATTTAAAATTGTCACAAAACCATTTATTGATCCGTTTGACAAGATAGACCTTGAATCATATATGGAGTCATTGACCGTGGAAGAGGGTGAACCATTCATCATTCATCCGGGTGAGTTTACGCTAGCTACAACCTACGAATATGTTAAGATACCTGATGATATTGTTGCACGTGTAGAGGGCAGATCATCCATGGGCAGACTTGGTATTACGATGCATGTGACTGCTGGATACATTGACCCCGGTTTTGAAGGTAGAATTACGCTGGAAATATCCAATATCGGTAAGATGCCGGTCGCATTATATCCTGGTCAAAGAGTATGTCAGATAGTATTTGAAACCATGACATCACCATCAGCTAAACCATATGGACATGAAGACCGTGATAGTAAGTATATGCGTCAAACCGGACCACAAGTAAGTAAGATTAAACAAGATTTTGATATTAAAGGAGGAAAATAA